Proteins encoded together in one Leptospira semungkisensis window:
- a CDS encoding efflux RND transporter permease subunit, with product MESILKFCVRKPVTVSMVWAAFILFGLLALGKLKINLMPELEFPKITIVTYYPNSSAEEVENLITKPISDSLGTIGGVESVSSESMEGMSVVTVQFSNHTSIDYAIIDVREKIDLVRDGLPQDASKPMVTRFDPSQAPFEEIVIFPKEGIKEKDLRNFLSDNVKVYFERIEGLAAVQFSGGYKKEVSIEIDSEKMNAYNISLFDIRKSISLANVSYPAGTLPVGDKDYLVRAVGEFKSIESLGEAIVGNNTQGVPIRLSSFSNIREGYKERTGIARYNGRDCVIAYLYKESGKNSVEISERVRNELGVINKKFAREISAEIVYDESKFISESISGVTGSLISGMILAFLVLVFLLRNLKSPIILLTVIPASLFSTLLLFYIFGISLNMMSLGGMALGIGMLFDTSNVVFSAIERNLTRGAAVKDAAVRGTLEVTGSVVSATLTTVIVFLPIIFFKSIIGIVFGEMALAITIALFMSLFASITLIPMLTSVLYAIPMEPKFLRESVFKRSEEFHREVLTKYEGRLSRYLENPKPLFSIIGLLFVFSCLFVFLLPMEFIPRVDTGEFSIIVKTRNGSSLETTSEVVRSVEATLLKEGDVRSVISRVGFEEDQIASRRKGNWGTNRAIVRVVLKDNARLSSAGFISKIRKNLKFADEVEIHFENSGDVLSSVVSPDSNGLSLEIQGEDLATLSDIGRNLKERLSKVPGIRDARVSMEDKSAEFSLSFDPVKSSIFNLSNDYLSNYLRMANYGSVITKVKLASKNCDVRLFFQKQDVNSLEKIMGMSVQSPQGNLIQLSQIGRVDRLDSPLSIIRSGNSRVNLVTADVDFGESNDPYGTVKDTIAKLQLPEGYRIRFSGEQENIDKSFGDLTFGFVLAILLIYMLLASQFESLLYSLIMICVIPVMFIGIFPALFLFGKSLNVSSFMGIVLLLGVVVDNAALYYEYVHLLSKENIPLKKVITDSGKIVLRPILMNNATTILGLFPIMLELQKGTEFQSPMAIVVIVGLFTSFFFSLYLIPVLFFYLLRNRRS from the coding sequence ATGGAAAGTATCCTAAAATTCTGCGTTCGTAAGCCTGTTACCGTTTCGATGGTATGGGCAGCGTTCATCTTATTCGGTTTATTGGCATTAGGTAAGTTGAAGATCAACTTAATGCCAGAATTAGAATTTCCGAAAATCACGATCGTTACGTATTACCCGAATTCTTCTGCTGAGGAAGTAGAGAATCTGATCACGAAACCCATTTCGGATTCCTTAGGCACGATCGGAGGAGTAGAGTCTGTTAGTTCTGAATCGATGGAAGGAATGTCGGTTGTCACTGTGCAATTCTCCAATCATACTTCTATTGATTACGCTATTATAGATGTACGGGAAAAGATCGATTTAGTTCGGGATGGTCTTCCTCAAGACGCGAGTAAGCCGATGGTAACTCGGTTCGATCCTTCCCAAGCTCCTTTTGAGGAAATTGTGATCTTTCCGAAAGAGGGAATCAAAGAGAAGGATCTGAGGAATTTTCTTTCGGATAACGTAAAGGTCTATTTTGAGCGGATCGAGGGTCTGGCTGCAGTTCAATTTTCTGGCGGTTATAAGAAGGAAGTCTCGATTGAGATCGATTCCGAGAAGATGAACGCCTATAATATTTCTTTATTTGATATTCGTAAGTCTATTTCACTTGCAAATGTTAGTTATCCTGCGGGTACATTGCCAGTCGGTGATAAGGACTATCTTGTTCGTGCAGTCGGTGAATTTAAATCAATCGAAAGCCTGGGCGAAGCAATCGTTGGGAATAACACGCAAGGGGTTCCAATCCGTCTATCCTCATTTAGTAATATTCGGGAAGGATATAAGGAAAGAACGGGTATTGCAAGGTATAACGGTAGAGATTGCGTAATCGCTTATCTTTATAAGGAGTCCGGAAAGAATTCAGTTGAGATATCCGAAAGAGTTCGTAATGAACTTGGGGTCATAAATAAAAAATTCGCGAGAGAGATCTCTGCAGAGATTGTTTACGACGAATCGAAATTTATCAGCGAATCAATCTCGGGTGTAACCGGTTCTTTAATCTCCGGTATGATCTTGGCTTTCTTGGTATTAGTATTTCTATTAAGAAATCTTAAAAGTCCGATCATCCTTTTGACTGTTATTCCGGCGAGCTTATTCTCAACTCTATTGCTATTCTATATTTTCGGGATTTCTTTGAATATGATGTCCTTGGGAGGAATGGCCTTAGGGATAGGGATGTTATTCGATACGAGTAACGTCGTTTTTTCAGCAATAGAACGAAATTTGACAAGGGGCGCCGCCGTCAAGGACGCTGCAGTCCGTGGTACATTGGAAGTCACAGGCTCAGTTGTTTCTGCGACGTTAACCACTGTTATCGTATTTTTACCCATTATTTTCTTTAAAAGTATTATTGGGATTGTCTTCGGTGAAATGGCGCTGGCTATTACGATCGCTCTTTTTATGAGCCTTTTTGCATCCATTACACTCATCCCAATGTTAACCTCAGTTCTTTATGCGATCCCGATGGAGCCTAAATTCCTAAGAGAATCAGTATTTAAACGTTCTGAGGAATTTCATAGAGAGGTCCTGACGAAGTATGAGGGAAGGCTTTCTCGTTATTTAGAAAATCCTAAACCTTTGTTTTCGATCATAGGCCTATTGTTTGTTTTTTCTTGTCTTTTTGTTTTTCTTTTGCCGATGGAGTTTATTCCAAGAGTAGATACGGGAGAGTTCTCGATCATTGTGAAAACGAGGAATGGCTCCTCCTTGGAGACTACCTCGGAGGTTGTTCGGTCTGTCGAAGCTACTCTTTTGAAAGAAGGGGATGTCCGAAGCGTTATATCCCGAGTCGGATTTGAAGAAGATCAGATCGCAAGCCGTCGTAAGGGAAATTGGGGTACAAACCGAGCTATCGTCCGAGTAGTATTGAAGGATAACGCTAGACTTTCTTCTGCAGGCTTTATTTCCAAGATTCGTAAGAATCTTAAATTCGCAGACGAAGTGGAGATCCATTTCGAGAATAGCGGTGATGTTCTATCTTCTGTGGTTTCTCCCGATTCGAATGGCTTAAGTTTGGAAATCCAAGGCGAGGATCTTGCGACATTAAGCGATATCGGGCGGAATTTGAAAGAAAGACTTTCTAAGGTTCCGGGGATCAGGGACGCGAGAGTTAGCATGGAGGATAAATCCGCTGAATTCTCCCTTAGTTTTGATCCTGTTAAATCGAGTATATTCAATCTTTCTAATGATTATCTTTCTAATTATCTCCGTATGGCAAATTACGGGTCCGTTATCACCAAGGTAAAACTTGCTAGTAAGAATTGCGATGTACGCTTATTCTTTCAGAAACAGGATGTGAATTCCTTAGAAAAGATTATGGGGATGAGTGTTCAATCCCCCCAAGGAAATCTGATCCAGTTGTCGCAAATTGGTCGTGTAGACAGATTGGATTCTCCTTTGTCCATTATTAGATCGGGGAATTCGAGGGTGAATCTTGTTACTGCGGATGTAGATTTCGGCGAATCCAATGATCCGTATGGTACAGTCAAAGATACGATCGCTAAATTGCAATTACCGGAAGGATATCGGATTAGATTTTCAGGTGAGCAAGAGAATATAGATAAGTCATTTGGAGATCTCACTTTCGGATTTGTTTTGGCGATCTTACTGATCTATATGCTCTTAGCTAGTCAGTTCGAGTCCTTATTATATTCGCTTATCATGATATGTGTAATCCCGGTGATGTTTATCGGGATCTTTCCTGCCCTTTTTCTTTTTGGGAAGAGCTTGAACGTAAGCTCTTTTATGGGGATTGTATTGTTACTCGGAGTGGTCGTGGATAACGCGGCATTGTACTACGAATATGTTCATTTGCTGAGTAAGGAGAATATTCCCCTTAAGAAGGTAATCACAGACAGCGGCAAGATCGTGCTAAGGCCTATCCTGATGAACAATGCGACTACGATCCTTGGCTTGTTCCCGATCATGCTTGAATTGCAAAAAGGGACCGAATTTCAATCGCCTATGGCGATTGTGGTGATCGTGGGGTTGTTCACTTCCTTCTTCTTTAGTTTGTATTTGATTCCGGTCTTATTCTTTTATCTATTACGGAACCGCCGGAGTTAG
- a CDS encoding efflux RND transporter periplasmic adaptor subunit, with protein sequence MSKIWSLLFGKRGRVILFVISIYLVLYIFYSRYSKTNPNSFASKTGSVLFKPLQFGKKDRELGQEEISELKAISVSAKQIESKLISPNIDVSGLVDFTDKVDLYSKIGGRLEKIFVREGEDVSNGQKLFQVETLQMELELMKQQATLESSRSQVRLAREKYEKAKMGVFAKLQEMEKSKVVFEKAKEELEKTKNTFFGIEEVYKVGGLSKEEFETAKLNLTAKESNFSIAKRDLEIHSIGFRDEDIVRNGFSIPKSSEERLSLLKEINTEIEKAELAVAEGVMHSHEAQVNSTKTMLKEAIVYSPIKGVIAKRYKNEGELLSSSASSQPALTVVNIDKVYAVFNITETESTILKKGMRVEFTADVFPDSRFSGKVVMVSPLVDQKAHTVEVRAIVDNLGKKLKPGMFIRANIVLGSPTATILVPLTALVSDESGKTSVFLVKDGRCFAVNVQAGKKHGDEVEITSGLQNNDLILLDKLSQLRDGMPVNPTILR encoded by the coding sequence ATGTCAAAAATATGGTCTTTACTATTCGGTAAACGCGGAAGAGTGATACTGTTCGTAATCAGTATCTATTTGGTTCTTTATATTTTCTATTCTAGATATTCCAAAACCAATCCAAACTCATTCGCTTCGAAAACAGGATCCGTTCTCTTTAAACCTCTCCAATTTGGAAAAAAAGATAGGGAGCTTGGTCAGGAAGAAATCTCCGAGTTGAAAGCGATATCCGTATCGGCGAAGCAGATCGAGTCCAAACTGATCTCTCCTAATATCGACGTTTCTGGCTTGGTCGATTTCACCGATAAAGTCGATCTCTATTCTAAGATTGGCGGAAGATTAGAAAAGATCTTCGTAAGAGAAGGCGAGGATGTCTCAAACGGTCAAAAGCTTTTCCAAGTCGAAACTCTCCAAATGGAGTTGGAGTTAATGAAGCAACAGGCGACCCTTGAATCTTCCAGATCCCAGGTCCGATTAGCTAGAGAAAAATATGAAAAGGCTAAAATGGGTGTGTTTGCCAAATTACAGGAGATGGAAAAAAGCAAGGTCGTCTTTGAAAAGGCTAAGGAAGAGTTAGAGAAGACTAAGAACACTTTTTTCGGCATCGAAGAGGTTTATAAGGTTGGTGGCTTAAGCAAGGAAGAATTCGAAACGGCGAAGCTGAATCTAACTGCCAAAGAATCCAATTTTAGTATCGCGAAGCGTGATTTGGAAATCCATAGCATCGGCTTTAGGGATGAGGATATTGTTCGTAACGGGTTTTCGATACCGAAATCGAGTGAAGAGAGACTTAGTCTTTTAAAGGAAATCAATACTGAGATTGAAAAGGCAGAGCTTGCAGTTGCTGAAGGAGTAATGCATTCTCACGAAGCTCAGGTTAATTCTACTAAAACAATGCTTAAAGAAGCAATTGTATATTCTCCGATCAAGGGGGTTATCGCGAAGAGATATAAGAATGAGGGAGAACTACTCTCCAGCTCAGCTTCAAGTCAGCCTGCGTTAACAGTCGTAAATATAGATAAAGTGTATGCTGTATTTAATATTACAGAAACTGAATCTACTATCCTTAAAAAAGGGATGAGGGTCGAATTTACCGCAGATGTATTTCCTGATAGTAGATTTTCAGGGAAAGTAGTTATGGTGAGTCCCCTTGTTGACCAAAAGGCTCATACGGTAGAAGTAAGAGCAATCGTCGATAATTTAGGCAAGAAATTGAAGCCAGGTATGTTCATTAGAGCGAATATCGTTTTAGGCAGTCCGACTGCTACTATCTTAGTTCCGTTAACCGCTCTTGTGTCGGACGAATCCGGTAAGACTTCTGTCTTTTTGGTTAAAGATGGCCGTTGTTTTGCAGTGAATGTTCAAGCTGGCAAGAAGCACGGAGACGAAGTGGAAATTACAAGCGGACTGCAGAATAATGATTTGATCCTGCTAGATAAACTCTCCCAGCTAAGGGATGGAATGCCCGTAAATCCCACAATCCTCCGTTGA
- a CDS encoding tetratricopeptide repeat protein, which yields MNKRADATKLLKEIYDEKPGYRDVIFILGKAYYYDLKFPDAIRLFQEAWDKDPDNISALLWIIKTQFAAGIRDKAFLENIQTYAKHDPANIELLFINGRILEEAGKTDQAIQSYNQVIMQTLPLALSHKRLAEIYKKANIPQKASFHERKFENLTAKE from the coding sequence ATGAATAAACGAGCAGATGCAACTAAGCTGCTTAAAGAGATCTATGATGAGAAACCTGGTTATAGAGATGTAATCTTTATTTTGGGAAAAGCATACTATTACGATCTTAAATTCCCGGATGCAATCCGCCTATTTCAAGAAGCCTGGGATAAGGATCCGGATAATATTTCTGCTCTTTTGTGGATCATTAAGACTCAATTCGCTGCAGGAATTCGAGACAAGGCTTTTTTGGAGAATATCCAAACCTACGCTAAACACGATCCAGCAAATATCGAACTTTTGTTTATTAATGGAAGGATATTAGAGGAAGCCGGAAAAACCGATCAGGCAATTCAAAGTTATAACCAAGTCATTATGCAAACATTACCTCTTGCTCTTTCGCATAAGAGATTAGCTGAGATATATAAAAAGGCAAATATTCCTCAAAAAGCCTCTTTTCATGAGAGGAAATTTGAAAACCTTACTGCCAAAGAATAA
- a CDS encoding lipoprotein, giving the protein MKLKLFVVMCVLLIVGCDYFNTGTVRVATKRESVKSVYLLGYIENRDTHFDPFNTKNLTSMLKFELLDAGYGILLIDDYVKSGDDSNSKKESTSANDASKALLAGDANALKGGDFGSRILKESEIKSFQGVANFDYLIQGAIAMGDNRKLLDKTESGIVFLEIFDKSGKIVTSINYTIEGKVLTEPEMLKAICSKIIDKIDKREEKKPWWKIL; this is encoded by the coding sequence ATGAAATTGAAGTTATTCGTAGTTATGTGCGTTTTGCTCATCGTAGGTTGTGATTATTTTAATACTGGAACGGTCCGGGTTGCGACGAAGAGAGAATCGGTTAAATCTGTCTATCTGCTGGGTTATATCGAGAACCGGGATACACATTTCGATCCGTTCAATACCAAAAATCTGACCAGTATGCTAAAATTCGAATTACTGGACGCAGGGTATGGGATCTTATTAATAGACGATTACGTTAAATCTGGGGATGATTCGAATTCAAAAAAGGAATCGACTAGCGCAAACGATGCCAGTAAGGCGCTGCTTGCAGGTGATGCCAATGCTCTCAAAGGTGGTGATTTCGGTTCTCGGATCTTGAAAGAATCGGAGATCAAATCTTTTCAAGGGGTTGCGAATTTCGATTATTTGATCCAAGGAGCTATTGCGATGGGTGATAATCGGAAGCTTTTGGACAAAACGGAGAGTGGAATCGTCTTTTTGGAGATTTTTGATAAGTCGGGAAAGATCGTAACAAGCATTAATTATACGATCGAAGGCAAAGTCTTGACGGAGCCTGAAATGTTAAAGGCGATCTGTTCTAAGATCATAGATAAAATTGATAAAAGGGAAGAAAAAAAGCCTTGGTGGAAAATCCTATAA
- a CDS encoding Ig-like domain-containing protein, whose amino-acid sequence MFSSLKQRKVTLFLVLTFATALVGQCQNLSKSLLKLDPFIGEAEPPKVLFSNPVTGTQNLPTNQTFSIGFSRAMNVNSCQTAFTMSPATSGFFGNTDGIILTFSPSAALNNGTYTFTLTKACEDTNGMDIANPFSASVTIGGSGGTLGTNPSVANMYVYAGTTSACNTGNASLTDFLNQSVVNACQGNPNQNQIVLNFSRPMDPNTTLSAISISPNVSGSYVWTSNAILTFTPDNALTFNQRYTVTVGGSATDSGGILMKQTYQSSFLVGSGNASPTASSVTVLSGSLAGCQAGIGSASNILTGNITNACLGNPTSNSVVFNFSLPMDTQSAQNAISFSPSISGSFAWSNGNQTLTFTSDATLGFGTRYTVVIGTSALSASLVPFAQALSASFVAGAINPSPSVQAVGLVSQPGCSQSFPGSGSSTGGNWLLGFCWWDYSQQVLSPSAYQFRGGDNGNNDSASCANQTTDDFRIIFNNYMDPGTTINAITVSRITGTSTVIRLSTWTWRDCQAAYPFGCRVLDLEFSEIESSCGGSSSFGASGDYNMSRAGFDFTTTIPYTPIAVDPNGPVYTIQVSNSATDIFGRSMTAPFSFSFVSQ is encoded by the coding sequence ATGTTTAGTTCACTGAAACAACGAAAAGTTACGTTATTTTTGGTTTTAACCTTTGCTACAGCGTTGGTCGGACAGTGTCAGAATTTATCCAAGAGTCTTTTAAAGTTAGATCCTTTCATTGGAGAAGCTGAACCACCTAAAGTCCTCTTCAGTAATCCTGTAACAGGAACTCAAAATCTTCCGACGAATCAAACGTTTTCTATCGGCTTTAGTAGAGCGATGAATGTTAATAGCTGTCAGACAGCATTTACCATGTCTCCAGCTACCTCAGGATTTTTTGGAAATACAGACGGAATTATCCTTACCTTTTCTCCTTCTGCGGCCTTGAACAACGGTACATATACTTTTACACTTACTAAAGCTTGTGAGGACACAAATGGAATGGATATAGCCAATCCATTTAGTGCATCTGTTACTATTGGAGGTTCCGGCGGGACTTTGGGAACGAATCCTAGTGTGGCGAACATGTACGTATATGCCGGAACGACCTCTGCATGTAATACTGGAAACGCATCTCTTACCGATTTCTTGAATCAATCGGTCGTGAATGCTTGCCAAGGAAATCCGAATCAGAATCAGATTGTTCTTAATTTTTCTAGGCCGATGGATCCTAATACGACCCTTTCTGCGATATCGATTAGCCCAAATGTTTCGGGTAGCTATGTTTGGACTTCGAATGCGATACTAACGTTCACACCTGATAATGCGCTCACGTTTAATCAACGCTATACGGTAACCGTTGGCGGGTCAGCTACCGATTCGGGCGGTATTTTGATGAAACAAACCTATCAGTCTAGTTTCTTAGTTGGTTCTGGAAATGCTTCTCCAACTGCCTCTTCGGTTACTGTGCTATCAGGTTCTTTAGCCGGTTGTCAGGCGGGAATCGGAAGTGCTTCAAATATTCTAACTGGGAATATAACGAATGCATGCTTAGGGAACCCGACATCGAATTCGGTCGTATTCAATTTTAGTCTTCCGATGGATACGCAGAGCGCTCAAAACGCGATCTCTTTCTCTCCGTCGATCTCTGGAAGTTTCGCTTGGTCCAATGGAAATCAAACTTTGACTTTCACTTCCGACGCAACACTCGGATTCGGAACAAGGTATACTGTTGTTATTGGGACTTCTGCGTTGAGTGCAAGTCTGGTGCCGTTTGCTCAAGCATTGAGTGCCTCATTTGTCGCGGGAGCGATCAATCCTTCTCCTTCCGTTCAGGCGGTAGGATTGGTGAGTCAACCTGGATGCTCTCAATCTTTTCCGGGATCGGGTAGTTCAACCGGAGGGAATTGGCTACTCGGATTCTGCTGGTGGGATTATTCTCAGCAGGTTCTTTCTCCGAGTGCATATCAATTCCGAGGCGGTGATAACGGCAATAACGACTCGGCTTCCTGCGCAAATCAAACGACGGACGATTTTAGGATTATCTTTAATAATTATATGGATCCTGGTACTACTATCAACGCTATTACAGTAAGTAGAATTACCGGAACCTCAACCGTTATCAGATTATCTACATGGACTTGGAGGGATTGCCAAGCGGCGTATCCTTTCGGATGTCGTGTTTTGGATCTAGAGTTTTCTGAAATTGAATCAAGCTGTGGTGGAAGCAGTTCATTCGGCGCTTCCGGAGATTATAATATGAGCCGTGCGGGATTTGATTTTACGACGACCATCCCTTATACGCCTATCGCAGTAGATCCGAATGGTCCTGTTTATACAATCCAGGTCTCGAATTCTGCCACTGATATTTTCGGACGATCAATGACGGCGCCATTCTCATTCTCGTTCGTAAGCCAGTAG
- a CDS encoding TolC family protein — MIPNTRVPSRYLYFAVICFFSFHSPSINSQSVAKAQGTKTKIPLNLDRAILIGTTNNVLLRTIESKKEITKLVITEKWREFLPKVGVQYMGLRNTNVGSIDNLYNDVRLTVQQLVFDGGEASLQVEIARLGEALNEQDFKVGAVKLKLDIQKAYLKTLSAKGKILLGQKVVEKMNESLRKAKAEFGQGLISRIQYSEVTNKVKQSQLTLLKYKNEYNQTALELKQVLSLDFHVELDLEENLFTDFVLSIPQIDSEEAVIRAMNTREDLKKSQLVIKRLKNEKKIADNYWVPKVYLGGYAGKNGNDFPLKHDIYGLNFNFVLPLGSTVVQSNGNLGVQKDGTGIQTYPGFGNQTVGPGINGYESSRIQFFDNLSYSRKIMEGEVQLSEALMNYKNLENQIGIEVQKSVDRVNESWEMMKISNSGVILNWETLRVGNVKLGAGQFRKEDVLSSELEFLKSQQELTDSLANYMISLYEMSFAANIDLSVKKLIQYEKGKGNSVIAALLFDRDPRKAIGVDAPGE, encoded by the coding sequence ATGATTCCTAATACACGTGTGCCTTCCCGCTATTTGTATTTTGCAGTCATTTGTTTCTTCTCATTTCATTCACCTTCCATAAATAGCCAGTCTGTCGCTAAGGCTCAGGGAACTAAGACAAAGATCCCTTTAAATTTAGATCGAGCGATCTTGATTGGAACAACGAATAACGTATTATTGCGAACTATTGAATCGAAGAAGGAAATTACGAAATTAGTAATTACCGAAAAATGGAGGGAGTTCCTTCCTAAAGTAGGAGTTCAATACATGGGACTTCGAAATACAAATGTCGGCTCGATAGATAATTTATATAACGATGTGCGTTTAACAGTCCAGCAGCTAGTCTTTGACGGCGGGGAAGCAAGTCTTCAGGTAGAAATTGCTCGATTGGGCGAAGCTTTGAACGAGCAAGATTTTAAAGTAGGTGCTGTAAAGCTCAAGCTTGATATCCAAAAGGCGTATTTAAAGACGCTCTCTGCAAAGGGGAAGATTCTTTTAGGACAGAAAGTCGTAGAGAAAATGAATGAATCGCTTAGGAAAGCCAAGGCAGAATTTGGCCAGGGTTTGATCTCGCGTATCCAGTATTCCGAAGTAACAAATAAAGTTAAGCAGTCTCAATTGACTCTTCTGAAATATAAGAACGAATATAATCAGACTGCATTAGAGCTAAAGCAAGTATTGTCTCTTGATTTCCATGTGGAGCTAGATCTAGAAGAGAATCTTTTCACTGATTTTGTATTGAGCATTCCTCAGATCGATTCGGAAGAGGCGGTAATACGCGCGATGAATACCCGAGAGGATCTTAAAAAGTCCCAACTAGTCATTAAGAGATTAAAAAATGAAAAGAAGATCGCTGATAACTACTGGGTGCCTAAGGTTTATTTGGGTGGTTATGCAGGTAAGAACGGGAATGATTTCCCCTTAAAGCACGATATATACGGACTCAATTTTAATTTTGTTCTCCCGCTTGGCAGCACTGTCGTTCAATCCAACGGAAATTTAGGGGTTCAGAAAGATGGAACAGGTATCCAAACCTATCCTGGTTTTGGTAACCAAACTGTCGGTCCAGGTATTAACGGTTATGAATCTAGTAGGATCCAATTCTTCGATAATCTCTCTTATTCCAGAAAAATTATGGAAGGAGAGGTTCAATTATCAGAAGCACTGATGAACTATAAGAATCTTGAAAATCAGATCGGAATAGAAGTTCAGAAGAGCGTAGATCGAGTCAACGAATCCTGGGAAATGATGAAGATTTCTAACTCAGGCGTTATCCTAAACTGGGAAACCTTAAGGGTGGGTAACGTTAAATTAGGGGCAGGACAATTTAGAAAGGAAGATGTCTTAAGCTCCGAATTGGAATTCTTAAAATCCCAGCAGGAACTAACTGATTCTTTAGCAAACTATATGATCAGTTTATATGAAATGTCTTTCGCAGCGAATATTGATCTAAGCGTTAAGAAACTTATTCAGTATGAAAAAGGCAAAGGGAATTCAGTGATCGCGGCTTTACTTTTCGATCGGGATCCCAGAAAGGCGATCGGAGTGGATGCTCCGGGAGAATAA